The genomic window CTCGTGGACTCGCTATGAAGATTCTCTCCAACTGGATTCGCTCGTATCTACCCGAACTGTCCGTCTCAGACCGCCAGCTTGCCGACGACCTCACCTTACGGGGCATCGCGGTCGAAGGTGTGTTTGATCTTGGGGCGCATGGCTCCCTCTTTGAGATGGACATTACTACGAACCGCGTGGATGCGATGAACCACTATGGCATTGCTCGCGAGGCTGCAACCATCTACGGACTGAAGCTGAAACCGCTTGATGATGCGGTCAAAGAACTGTCATCCCGGCCGGATCAAAGTGGAGCCACGGGAGCTGCATTTCCCATCTGCATTGAAGAGCCTGCGCTCTGCGGTCGCTTCACCGCGCGTGTGCTGCGTAACGTCAAGATTACGCAATCCACTGGGATTGTGGCCGAGCGCTTCCGTCTTCTTGAGCAAAAGCTCATCTCGAACGCGGTAGACGCGACGAACTATGTCACGCTGGCCATGGGCCATCCCACCCATGCCTTTGACCTGGACAAGCTCGAAGGCGGAATCATCCTGCGACGTGCCCGCAAAGGTGAAAAGCTGCGTACGCTGGACGGCATCGAGCGCACCCTCGATCCCGATGATCTGGTCGTGGCTGATGAGAAGAAGGCCCTGGCCCTTGCCGGTGTCATGGGGGGCTGGGACACGATGATTACCCCCGAGACGAAGAACATCCTGGTTGAGGCGGCATGGTTTGATCCCTGGACGGTGCGGCGCAGCTCCAAGCGGCATCTTCTGCATACAGACGCTTCGCACCGCTTTGAGCGCGGGGCGGACTTCAACGCTCCGCCCGTGGCCTCGGCGCTTGTCAGCCGCATCATTCTTGAAAGCGGCGGTGAAATCGAAGGCGACTTCGTGGATGTAATTGTTGCGGAGGCTGAGGCACGCACCGCGAAACGTCCTGCCATCAGCTTCGCTCTGCACGAGGCCCATCGTATTCTTGGTGCCACAGAAGATCCGCAGGGCATTACGGCTGAAATGGCAGAGAGCATTCTGACGGGCCTCGGTTGCAGGCTAGAAAAGAATGGGGCCTCACACCAGGCCACCGTGCAAAACCTCGATCCATCACGCGCAATCTCCATCGGGTCGGTGCCTTCACCTGCCGAATACCAGGTCGTGCTCCCGAGCTGGCGCCTTGATCTGGAACGCGAGATTGATCTCATCGAAGAAATCGCGCGCGTCTACGGATACAACCGCTTCCGAAACACGCTGCCGGCTTTTGCCGGTTCTGTCATCGAGCTCCCCACGGCAGAAAAGGAGTCTGTCGTACGCCGCACTTTGCTGGCGCTGGGTTGGACTGAAGCCATCTCCAGCACCTTCTGCTCTGCAAACGACGCTGTCATCTTTGCACCGCAGCCCAACTCGGCTGTGCCCATGGGGAACCCGCTGAGCGAAGAGGCCGGAATGCTGCGCCCGTCGCTTGTTCCGGGAATGCTTACCATGCTTACACACAATCTCAACCGCGATGTGGAAGATGTAATGCTCTTTGAGATGGGGGCGGTCTTTTCTGGTTCGACCGACCGCGTGGAAGAGAAAACGGCGCTCGCCATCGGCGCCTCTGGCCGGTTACCGCTCGAAGGCCCGCAGCAGTCTTCACGTGCGCTGGATTTTTATGACGTCAAAGGCAGCGTGGAAGAATTGCTCGGCAAGTTCGCC from Pseudacidobacterium ailaaui includes these protein-coding regions:
- a CDS encoding phenylalanine--tRNA ligase subunit beta, translating into MKILSNWIRSYLPELSVSDRQLADDLTLRGIAVEGVFDLGAHGSLFEMDITTNRVDAMNHYGIAREAATIYGLKLKPLDDAVKELSSRPDQSGATGAAFPICIEEPALCGRFTARVLRNVKITQSTGIVAERFRLLEQKLISNAVDATNYVTLAMGHPTHAFDLDKLEGGIILRRARKGEKLRTLDGIERTLDPDDLVVADEKKALALAGVMGGWDTMITPETKNILVEAAWFDPWTVRRSSKRHLLHTDASHRFERGADFNAPPVASALVSRIILESGGEIEGDFVDVIVAEAEARTAKRPAISFALHEAHRILGATEDPQGITAEMAESILTGLGCRLEKNGASHQATVQNLDPSRAISIGSVPSPAEYQVVLPSWRLDLEREIDLIEEIARVYGYNRFRNTLPAFAGSVIELPTAEKESVVRRTLLALGWTEAISSTFCSANDAVIFAPQPNSAVPMGNPLSEEAGMLRPSLVPGMLTMLTHNLNRDVEDVMLFEMGAVFSGSTDRVEEKTALAIGASGRLPLEGPQQSSRALDFYDVKGSVEELLGKFAAKSLYFDRFPSDSGLMPAWLHPGRSARAVIDGATVGYFGELHPAEAQRRKFKQTVYLGEFSLDRLFRQSLRQAVMRELSRFQAVRRDFSFIFADTVSFAQIADALAALKISELQRFDPKEILRDKDGKRVPAGHFSLLLRAVFQAQDRTLQEEELQGWSQRIIAALERLGGKLRA